A window of Verrucomicrobia bacterium CG1_02_43_26 contains these coding sequences:
- a CDS encoding 30S ribosomal protein S7, which translates to MSRRRRATKRELSPDPRFESVLVTRLVNLVMERGKKSLAQRIVYAALARVSEKLEKGDPVDLLLGALENTRPKIEVKSRRVGGATYQVPVEIPYERQQSLALRWMLTAARNRKGIPMDEALAQEIIDAYNNTGNVVKKKEETHRMAQANKAFAHLRW; encoded by the coding sequence ATGTCTCGTCGTAGAAGAGCAACAAAAAGAGAATTGTCACCAGATCCACGTTTTGAAAGCGTGTTGGTGACGCGTTTGGTTAATTTGGTAATGGAGCGAGGAAAGAAATCCCTTGCTCAGCGTATTGTTTATGCAGCATTGGCACGAGTAAGCGAAAAGCTTGAAAAAGGGGATCCTGTTGACCTCCTTTTAGGAGCCTTGGAAAACACTCGTCCAAAGATTGAGGTAAAAAGTCGCCGGGTTGGTGGTGCCACTTACCAGGTTCCTGTTGAAATTCCTTATGAGCGCCAGCAATCCCTCGCATTGCGTTGGATGCTTACAGCAGCTCGTAACAGAAAAGGAATCCCTATGGACGAAGCTTTAGCTCAAGAGATTATAGACGCGTATAATAATACGGGTAACGTTGTTAAGAAAAAGGAAGAAACGCACCGTATGGCTCAAGCGAATAAGGCGTTTGCTCACCTACGCTGGTAG
- a CDS encoding 50S ribosomal protein L11 translates to MAKKVITQIKLQLPAGAANPAPPVGPALGAAGVNIMMFCKEFNAKTKERAGLIIPVVISVYADRSFSFILKSPPAAILLKKAAGIPKGSGVPNRTKVGKVTRKQVEEIARTKLEDMNTDDIQAAMRMVEGAARSSGIEIID, encoded by the coding sequence ATGGCAAAAAAAGTAATTACTCAAATCAAACTTCAGCTTCCTGCAGGCGCTGCAAATCCAGCTCCTCCCGTAGGGCCAGCACTTGGTGCTGCTGGGGTGAACATTATGATGTTCTGTAAAGAATTTAACGCAAAGACAAAAGAGAGAGCGGGTCTTATTATTCCTGTCGTTATTAGCGTTTATGCGGACAGATCATTCTCTTTTATATTGAAATCGCCGCCTGCGGCTATATTGCTTAAGAAGGCAGCTGGTATCCCTAAGGGTTCGGGTGTTCCTAACCGTACTAAAGTAGGTAAGGTAACGCGTAAGCAAGTTGAGGAAATCGCTAGAACAAAACTTGAAGACATGAATACAGATGATATTCAAGCTGCCATGAGAATGGTAGAAGGTGCGGCTCGCAGTAGTGGTATTGAGATTATTGATTAA
- a CDS encoding 50S ribosomal protein L1 has product MKKHSKRFKEALKIVKSEKAYNLDEALASMSKTPAVKFDETVELNFRLGVDPKQSTQMVRGTVRLPNGSGKKVRVIVFTENAQAALDAGAEFAGLKDMIEKVQGGWMDFDVAISTTSAMKEVRSLARVLGPRGLMPNPKSGTVSDDVISAIQDVKAGRVEYKMDKTANMAVVVGKRSFEASKLKENAEAALKSVLESRPDGIKGQYITNVTLASTMGPGLKLSSDLYTSKSR; this is encoded by the coding sequence GTGAAAAAACATAGTAAACGTTTTAAGGAAGCACTCAAGATTGTGAAATCTGAGAAAGCTTATAATCTCGATGAAGCTCTTGCTTCAATGAGCAAGACACCTGCGGTCAAGTTTGACGAAACAGTCGAATTAAATTTTCGTTTAGGGGTAGATCCTAAACAGAGCACGCAAATGGTGCGCGGAACTGTAAGACTGCCTAATGGTAGTGGTAAAAAGGTTCGCGTCATAGTTTTTACTGAAAACGCACAGGCAGCGTTAGATGCCGGTGCAGAGTTTGCAGGCCTTAAGGACATGATTGAAAAAGTCCAAGGTGGATGGATGGATTTCGATGTTGCGATTTCAACAACATCCGCGATGAAAGAGGTTCGTTCTTTAGCACGTGTACTCGGACCTAGGGGGCTTATGCCAAATCCAAAATCCGGTACTGTTTCTGATGATGTCATTAGTGCTATTCAGGATGTAAAAGCTGGTCGCGTTGAATACAAGATGGACAAAACAGCTAATATGGCTGTGGTTGTCGGAAAACGTTCATTTGAAGCTAGTAAGCTCAAAGAAAACGCGGAAGCCGCGTTAAAGAGCGTTCTCGAGAGCCGTCCAGATGGTATTAAGGGACAATATATAACAAATGTAACGCTTGCTTCAACCATGGGCCCAGGTCTTAAATTGAGCAGCGATCTTTACACAAGCAAAAGCAGATAA
- a CDS encoding DNA-directed RNA polymerase subunit beta — protein MSKSERINFGKLKEIITPPNLIENQLDSYEEFLQKDVAPSKRKNLGLEAVFREVFPVESYDGRCSLQYVSYNIIAPKLSEIECLREGSSYSVSLYVTLKLVEEGVERDEEIYMGEIPMITKSASFIINGAERVVVSQLHRSPGICFEEAFHTSGKALHSFRIIPDRGTWLEVQFDQNDLLYIYLDRRRRRRKFLITTLLRAMGYGKDSDILNLFYKLEKLNLKKAAAMENVSNLVLVEDIVDAEQGIVLARAFEPLTKTIVRSFIKARIDSVNVIDTSIDDGAIIRSLKKDPTRNEEEALKDIYKRLRPGEPTTTANARALIKRLFNDPKRYDLGRVGRYKLNQKLGLNIDLETRIIVIDDIIAATNYLVKLKRGEGIVDDIDHLGSRRVRTVGELVANQCRVGLSRTERLVKERMTLYDQSADSISPQKLINPKALSTVIRDFFARSQLSQFMDQINPLAEITHKRRLSALGPGGLNRDRAGFEVRDVHPSHYGRICPIETPEGPNIGLINSLSTYSQINEFGFIETPYRVVTDSVVTDEVHYLTADQEESFVIAQANSEIDDKGKLQGKVAVRLRDMVLEVQPSEVHYMDVSPKQLVSVAAGIIPFLEHDDANRALMGSNMQRQGVPLLQTEAPFVGTGLERKVVEDSGTVIISESKGVVASVDANQIVVTKDGKMPRVKPDEALQTDVNQELYVYGLRKFMRSNAATCFNQKPIVCKGQPVKKGQVIADGASSDNGELALGRNVLVAFMPWNGYNFEDAILLSEKLIKDDVFTSIHIEEFDVAARDTKLGPEEITRDIPNIGEEALKNLDRNGVIRIGAEVKPGDILVGKITPKSETELAPEEKLLRAIFGEKAADVKDTSLDVPSGIYGIVMDVKVSTRIDGEREKLSPSDKRRQLKRINEEFKNNSDQLRDELTESLSNILLGEKIPLDVFNAETGEVVIPANRKITKTLLRKLAAISDNIQIDPSPVRIKIMEIVDNFQRRFQELEEERSVRVKNVESGEGIEAGVIKNVKVYIATKRKIQVGDKMAGRHGNKGVVAKIVAEEDMPFLPDGTPIEIVLNPLGVPSRMNVGQVLETHLGWACKKLNLKVATPVFDGISEKRIREYLEEAKLPYSGKSQLYDGQTGEPFDQHVVVGYIYMMKLNHLVADKIHARAVGPYSLITQQPLGGKAQYGGQRFGEMEVWALEAYGAAYTLQELLTVKSDDVQGRTKIYEALVKGDNSLSAGTPQSFNVLMKEIQSLCLDVRLGTDEK, from the coding sequence ATGTCCAAGTCCGAGCGCATTAATTTTGGAAAATTAAAGGAAATCATCACACCTCCCAATTTGATTGAAAATCAATTGGATTCATATGAGGAGTTTTTACAGAAGGACGTAGCGCCCTCTAAGAGAAAGAACTTAGGGTTAGAAGCTGTCTTCCGCGAAGTCTTCCCGGTAGAGAGCTACGATGGGCGTTGCAGTTTGCAGTACGTTTCTTATAACATTATCGCTCCCAAATTGTCGGAGATCGAGTGCTTACGAGAAGGGTCATCCTATTCCGTTTCTTTATACGTCACATTAAAGCTCGTAGAAGAGGGTGTCGAACGTGATGAAGAGATTTACATGGGCGAAATCCCCATGATTACCAAAAGTGCGTCATTTATCATAAATGGAGCCGAGCGTGTTGTTGTTAGCCAATTGCACCGTTCTCCTGGTATCTGCTTTGAAGAGGCTTTTCACACCAGTGGTAAGGCGCTCCACTCTTTCCGTATTATTCCTGATAGGGGTACTTGGTTAGAGGTTCAGTTTGACCAAAACGACCTTCTTTATATTTATTTAGACCGTCGCCGTCGTCGTCGCAAATTCCTTATTACAACTTTATTGCGCGCGATGGGTTACGGCAAGGATTCGGACATCTTGAATCTTTTCTATAAACTAGAAAAATTGAATTTGAAAAAAGCAGCCGCAATGGAGAATGTTTCTAACCTAGTATTGGTTGAAGACATTGTTGATGCTGAGCAGGGTATTGTTTTAGCACGCGCTTTCGAGCCGTTGACAAAAACGATTGTACGGTCTTTCATCAAGGCAAGGATTGATTCTGTTAACGTGATTGACACTTCTATTGATGATGGTGCAATTATCCGAAGCTTGAAAAAGGATCCAACTCGTAATGAGGAAGAGGCCTTAAAGGACATTTATAAGCGTTTGCGCCCAGGGGAACCAACGACTACTGCCAATGCCCGTGCTTTAATTAAAAGACTTTTTAATGACCCTAAGCGTTATGATTTGGGTCGCGTCGGTCGTTATAAGCTCAATCAGAAATTAGGCTTAAATATCGATTTAGAGACCAGAATTATTGTCATCGATGACATTATTGCAGCGACCAACTACTTGGTGAAGCTCAAAAGAGGCGAGGGGATTGTTGACGATATTGACCACTTAGGTAGTCGTCGTGTACGTACTGTAGGTGAGCTCGTCGCAAACCAATGTCGTGTCGGTCTATCTCGTACAGAACGTTTGGTCAAAGAGCGTATGACTTTGTATGATCAAAGCGCTGATTCTATTTCTCCTCAAAAACTGATTAATCCTAAGGCGTTAAGTACTGTTATCAGAGACTTTTTTGCGCGTAGTCAGCTTTCTCAGTTTATGGACCAAATTAACCCATTGGCAGAAATAACGCACAAGCGTCGTTTATCAGCTTTGGGGCCAGGTGGCTTGAACCGTGACCGTGCCGGATTTGAAGTGCGTGACGTTCATCCATCTCACTATGGTCGTATTTGTCCAATTGAGACACCGGAAGGTCCAAATATTGGTTTGATCAATTCATTGAGTACTTATTCTCAGATCAACGAATTTGGATTTATTGAAACGCCTTACCGCGTTGTTACTGACAGTGTTGTTACTGATGAAGTTCACTATTTAACAGCCGACCAAGAGGAATCCTTCGTTATCGCACAGGCTAACTCTGAGATTGATGACAAAGGCAAGCTGCAAGGTAAAGTGGCTGTTCGCTTACGCGACATGGTGCTTGAAGTTCAGCCTTCTGAGGTTCATTACATGGACGTTTCTCCAAAACAGCTTGTTTCCGTAGCTGCAGGGATTATTCCCTTCTTGGAGCATGACGATGCTAACCGCGCATTGATGGGATCAAACATGCAACGTCAAGGTGTACCGCTGTTGCAAACAGAAGCTCCATTTGTGGGCACTGGTTTGGAGCGCAAGGTCGTCGAAGACTCCGGAACAGTTATTATATCTGAATCCAAAGGCGTGGTTGCTTCTGTGGACGCAAATCAAATCGTTGTTACAAAAGACGGTAAAATGCCTCGGGTAAAGCCAGATGAAGCTCTGCAAACGGATGTTAATCAAGAACTTTATGTTTACGGTTTAAGGAAGTTCATGCGTTCTAACGCTGCAACTTGTTTTAACCAAAAACCAATTGTGTGCAAAGGCCAACCTGTTAAGAAAGGTCAGGTCATTGCGGATGGTGCGTCTTCCGATAATGGGGAGCTCGCATTAGGCCGAAATGTTTTAGTGGCCTTCATGCCATGGAACGGATACAACTTTGAAGATGCTATTCTCTTAAGTGAGAAGTTGATTAAAGATGATGTCTTTACCTCAATCCACATCGAAGAGTTTGATGTGGCCGCAAGAGACACAAAGCTAGGACCGGAAGAAATCACCCGTGATATTCCTAATATTGGTGAAGAAGCTTTGAAGAATCTTGACCGAAACGGAGTTATCCGAATCGGTGCTGAAGTTAAGCCAGGTGATATCCTCGTGGGTAAAATTACGCCAAAGAGTGAAACTGAACTTGCTCCAGAAGAGAAACTTCTGCGCGCCATCTTCGGTGAAAAAGCCGCTGATGTTAAGGATACTTCACTCGATGTTCCATCCGGTATCTACGGTATTGTCATGGATGTTAAGGTTTCAACCCGCATCGATGGCGAGCGCGAAAAGCTCTCTCCTTCCGATAAAAGACGTCAGTTGAAGCGCATTAACGAAGAATTTAAGAACAATAGCGATCAATTGCGCGATGAGTTGACAGAATCCTTGTCTAACATTTTGTTAGGGGAGAAGATTCCTTTAGATGTCTTTAACGCTGAAACAGGCGAGGTCGTGATTCCTGCTAACCGCAAGATAACAAAGACACTGCTCAGAAAGCTAGCTGCCATTTCGGATAATATTCAAATCGATCCTTCTCCTGTTCGTATCAAGATCATGGAGATTGTTGACAATTTCCAACGAAGGTTCCAAGAACTGGAGGAAGAGAGAAGCGTCAGAGTTAAAAATGTTGAGTCTGGTGAAGGTATTGAAGCAGGTGTTATTAAAAATGTAAAAGTTTACATCGCTACGAAACGCAAAATCCAAGTGGGTGATAAAATGGCTGGTCGCCACGGTAACAAGGGTGTTGTTGCAAAGATTGTTGCAGAAGAAGACATGCCTTTCTTGCCAGACGGTACGCCGATTGAAATCGTACTAAATCCACTAGGGGTACCTAGCCGGATGAACGTTGGACAGGTTTTAGAGACGCACTTAGGTTGGGCATGTAAAAAGCTGAATCTCAAAGTGGCAACTCCAGTATTTGACGGGATTTCTGAAAAAAGAATACGTGAATATTTAGAAGAGGCGAAATTACCTTATTCTGGTAAATCTCAATTATATGATGGCCAGACAGGTGAGCCATTTGACCAACACGTTGTTGTCGGCTACATCTATATGATGAAGTTGAACCACTTAGTGGCAGACAAGATCCACGCTCGTGCGGTTGGGCCTTATAGCTTGATCACGCAACAGCCTTTGGGCGGTAAAGCACAGTACGGTGGTCAGCGTTTCGGAGAAATGGAAGTGTGGGCTCTTGAGGCATATGGCGCTGCTTATACGCTGCAAGAATTGCTCACCGTAAAATCCGATGACGTACAGGGCCGTACAAAAATATACGAAGCCTTGGTAAAAGGGGACAATTCATTGTCTGCCGGTACGCCACAATCATTCAACGTTTTAATGAAGGAAATTCAAAGCCTTTGTTTAGATGTTCGTTTAGGTACAGACGAAAAATAA
- a CDS encoding 30S ribosomal protein S12: protein MPTIKQLIDKGRKQKNNKSKSPALKRNPFVSGVCVQVMTRTPKKPNSAVRKVAKVRLTNGMEVIVYIPDEGHKLQEHSLVLVRGGRVKDLPGVRYHAVRGSRDLAGVEKRRRSRSKYGVKRPKEAKKS, encoded by the coding sequence ATGCCAACGATCAAACAGCTCATAGATAAAGGGAGAAAGCAAAAGAACAACAAATCCAAGTCTCCTGCACTCAAACGCAATCCATTTGTAAGTGGAGTATGTGTTCAGGTAATGACACGTACGCCTAAGAAACCAAACTCAGCTGTACGTAAAGTCGCCAAGGTTAGATTAACTAATGGCATGGAAGTTATTGTTTACATTCCCGATGAAGGTCACAAGTTGCAAGAACACAGTCTTGTGTTGGTTCGCGGTGGTCGTGTAAAGGACTTACCGGGTGTGCGTTATCACGCCGTTCGTGGTTCACGCGACTTGGCTGGGGTTGAAAAACGTCGCAGAAGTCGTTCAAAATATGGGGTAAAGCGTCCAAAGGAAGCTAAAAAAAGTTAA
- a CDS encoding 50S ribosomal protein L7/L12, translating into MANITKEQVVEWLGNQTVIEIAGLVKELEDKWGVSAAAPVAVAAVAGPAAEVAEEKTEFDVILKSGGEKKINVIKEVRAITGLGLKEAKDLVEGAPKTVKEATSKADAEDIKKKLEAAGAEVEIK; encoded by the coding sequence ATGGCTAATATTACAAAAGAACAAGTCGTAGAATGGTTAGGTAACCAAACCGTAATCGAAATTGCCGGACTGGTAAAGGAACTCGAGGACAAGTGGGGCGTAAGTGCTGCTGCTCCTGTTGCAGTTGCTGCAGTTGCGGGTCCTGCCGCAGAAGTTGCGGAAGAAAAGACCGAGTTTGATGTTATTCTTAAATCTGGCGGCGAAAAGAAAATCAATGTGATTAAAGAAGTTCGTGCGATCACTGGGTTGGGCTTGAAGGAAGCTAAAGACCTTGTTGAAGGTGCTCCTAAAACTGTCAAGGAAGCAACCAGTAAAGCCGATGCTGAAGACATCAAGAAAAAGCTTGAAGCAGCTGGTGCCGAGGTTGAGATTAAATAA
- a CDS encoding 50S ribosomal protein L10 → MREGKQYLAKAVATHLEKSSYVLLLDYKGATVQNIADIRASLKKHKAEFHVVKNSALKVAAEQTERPDFTDFLSGPVAIIVGGDNPSEAAKVIVEFRKKNENKCAFKVGALGDRVLTAQEINELSKLPSLDVLRAQLMGLFNQPAEKLVRVFNAVPQGVLNVLDAHAKKG, encoded by the coding sequence ATGAGAGAAGGAAAACAATATTTAGCAAAAGCAGTAGCTACACATTTAGAGAAATCAAGTTATGTGTTGTTGCTCGATTATAAGGGCGCAACGGTTCAAAATATCGCGGACATCCGTGCTTCTTTGAAAAAACATAAAGCTGAGTTTCACGTCGTCAAGAACAGTGCTCTTAAAGTTGCTGCAGAACAAACAGAACGCCCAGACTTTACGGACTTTTTATCAGGACCTGTCGCCATTATCGTTGGAGGTGACAATCCTTCCGAAGCAGCCAAGGTCATTGTTGAATTCCGTAAGAAAAACGAAAATAAGTGTGCCTTTAAAGTAGGTGCCTTAGGTGATCGTGTTTTGACAGCTCAGGAAATTAACGAACTATCAAAATTGCCAAGTTTGGATGTATTGCGAGCACAACTCATGGGCTTATTCAATCAACCAGCCGAAAAACTTGTCAGGGTATTCAATGCAGTACCTCAAGGCGTCTTAAATGTCTTGGATGCTCACGCGAAAAAAGGATAA
- a CDS encoding DNA-directed RNA polymerase subunit beta' has translation MLESEQSFDSVGISIASPEIIRSWSRGEVKNPETINYRTFKPEPGGLFCQRIFGPVRDYECACGKYKRIKFKGVVCDRCGVEVTVSRVRRERMGHIDLAVPVTHIWFLKSMPSRLGLLLDMTARNLERVVYYENYMVTDPGRTPLEVKQLLTEQEYLQSQEEYGDDSFVAKMGAEAIRDVLAGLDLESLSVELQEQMHSTRSKQIKRKLAKRLKAIEGFLLSETRPEWMILEVLPVIPPDLRPLVPLEGGRFATSDLNDLYRRVINRNNRLMNLLQLKTPDVIIHNEKRMLQEAVDALFDNGRHGRSVTAAGNRPLKSLSDMLKGKQGRFRQNLLGKRVDYSGRSVIVIGPELKIYQCGLPKKMALVLFEPFIIRRLKELGFVHTVRGARKMIEKRSPEVWDILEEVTKDHPVLLNRAPTLHRLSIQAFEPVLIEGDAIRIHPLVCPAYNADFDGDQMAVHVPLSLEAIMECRLMMLASHNVFLPSSGKPILTPGQDIVLGAYYLTLEPRRKPTKTDHIPLIANVDEAYMAYSDGVFTLHSWVDYSNPDFGKETIFGNEARKVIRTTVGRIIFNTVWPKEIGFINFPVTKGKLGDIILNTYKVASKEDTVRILDELKELGFKIATKAGISIGIGDMIIPDDKPEIIKKARKRIDEVEAQYRKGIITPGERYNKIIDIWTGATDDIAKSVFQQLEANEGKEEVNPVFLMMDSGARGNRQQVRQLCGTRGLMARPSGEILERPVLSSFREGLSVLEYFNSTHGARKGLADTALKTADAGYLTRKLCDVAMDSIIAEEDDGNRDGIWKQPIFEGDDEIVHLSERIAGRCASDDIHNPLNPDEILVGNGELITEEVAQKIEDLGIERVKVMSPLTHYKRGGGIPAKAYGVDPSTGDLVSVGTAVGIIAAQSIGEPGTQLTMRTFHIGGIASQVFKTPEIRVRNSGRIKYKGLRLVQTADGASIAINKTGSVVILDDEDRELETYNVVAGSVLTIPDDGAIESGEVLAMWDPHNIPILSEKGGVIAYRDMIPGVTIKRELDDSTGRITTVVVEHKEDLNPTIEIVELPEGTKIKSGAKGKVIATYSIPTGAQVAVNEGDVIHPGALLAKTPRQASRTQDITGGLPRVAELFEARRPKDATEMAKIDGIVSLTGIIRGKKRLTITDPETGLQEEHLIPHGKHVIVHPGDFAHKGQHLTEGSADLHEILDILGPNAVQEYLLSEIQKVYRLQGVTINDKHIEIIISKMLRKIRIVEPGDSEFFWGEQVDRSQFMMGNESIIEAGGQPAEGEPILLGITKASLETESFISAASFQETTRVLTDAAIMGKIDPLHGFKENVIMGHLIPAGTGLPKFRRIHVEPKDESSVEEEANGEADSDAEVTRKQEILT, from the coding sequence CTGCTCGAAAGCGAACAGTCTTTCGATAGCGTCGGCATTTCCATAGCTTCTCCGGAAATTATCCGTTCCTGGTCTCGTGGTGAGGTTAAGAACCCAGAGACCATTAACTACCGTACCTTTAAGCCAGAACCAGGAGGTCTTTTTTGCCAACGCATTTTTGGACCGGTTCGCGATTACGAATGTGCTTGTGGAAAGTACAAGCGCATCAAATTTAAGGGTGTTGTTTGTGACCGTTGCGGCGTTGAAGTGACCGTTTCTCGTGTTCGTCGTGAACGTATGGGGCATATTGACCTTGCGGTTCCAGTAACCCATATATGGTTCCTGAAGAGCATGCCTAGCCGCCTAGGCCTTTTGCTGGATATGACAGCAAGAAATCTTGAGCGCGTCGTTTACTATGAGAACTACATGGTGACCGATCCAGGTCGCACGCCATTAGAAGTAAAACAACTTTTAACGGAACAAGAGTACTTGCAATCGCAAGAAGAGTATGGTGACGATTCGTTTGTTGCTAAAATGGGTGCGGAAGCTATTCGCGATGTTTTGGCTGGATTAGATTTAGAGTCTTTATCCGTTGAATTGCAAGAGCAGATGCACAGCACGCGCTCCAAGCAAATTAAGCGCAAGTTGGCCAAACGACTCAAAGCAATTGAAGGTTTCCTTCTATCAGAAACACGTCCTGAATGGATGATTCTTGAAGTTTTACCTGTTATACCTCCAGATTTAAGGCCGCTAGTGCCATTGGAGGGAGGCCGCTTTGCGACAAGTGACTTAAATGACCTTTATCGCCGTGTTATCAACCGAAATAATCGCTTGATGAACCTATTGCAGCTGAAGACTCCTGACGTTATTATTCATAACGAAAAGAGAATGCTGCAGGAAGCTGTTGACGCGTTGTTTGACAATGGACGCCATGGTCGTTCTGTAACAGCTGCGGGTAACCGTCCTCTCAAGTCCTTAAGTGATATGCTTAAAGGAAAACAAGGTCGTTTCCGTCAAAACCTTTTAGGAAAACGTGTAGACTATAGTGGTCGTTCTGTAATCGTTATCGGTCCGGAACTTAAAATCTATCAGTGCGGTTTGCCTAAGAAAATGGCGCTCGTATTGTTTGAGCCTTTTATTATTCGCCGCCTAAAAGAACTCGGGTTTGTTCACACAGTTCGTGGTGCGCGCAAAATGATCGAAAAGAGATCGCCTGAAGTTTGGGATATTTTAGAAGAGGTGACAAAAGATCACCCTGTCTTGCTAAATCGTGCGCCTACGCTGCACCGTTTATCCATTCAAGCATTTGAACCGGTCTTGATCGAGGGAGATGCTATTCGTATTCACCCACTTGTCTGTCCTGCTTATAATGCTGACTTTGATGGTGACCAAATGGCTGTTCACGTACCGCTTTCATTAGAGGCGATCATGGAATGTCGTTTGATGATGTTGGCGTCTCATAACGTGTTCTTACCTTCCAGTGGTAAGCCGATTTTGACACCTGGCCAGGATATTGTTCTCGGAGCTTATTATTTAACACTAGAGCCAAGACGCAAACCTACAAAGACGGATCACATTCCCTTGATTGCGAATGTCGATGAAGCCTACATGGCTTATTCAGACGGTGTTTTCACGTTACATAGCTGGGTCGATTATAGTAACCCAGACTTTGGTAAGGAAACAATATTCGGGAATGAAGCTCGAAAGGTTATTCGTACTACTGTGGGCCGTATTATTTTTAATACTGTTTGGCCTAAGGAAATTGGTTTTATTAATTTCCCTGTTACCAAAGGTAAGCTAGGTGACATTATTTTGAATACCTACAAAGTGGCGAGCAAGGAAGATACAGTGCGTATTCTTGATGAGCTCAAAGAACTAGGCTTTAAAATAGCTACAAAAGCAGGTATTTCTATCGGTATCGGAGATATGATAATTCCAGACGATAAGCCTGAAATTATCAAAAAAGCGCGTAAACGTATCGATGAGGTAGAGGCTCAATATCGCAAGGGTATTATTACTCCAGGAGAAAGATACAATAAGATTATTGATATCTGGACAGGCGCTACAGACGATATCGCTAAATCCGTGTTCCAGCAACTAGAAGCTAACGAAGGCAAAGAGGAAGTTAATCCAGTATTCTTGATGATGGACTCCGGTGCTCGTGGTAATCGCCAGCAGGTTCGTCAGCTTTGCGGTACTCGTGGTCTCATGGCTCGTCCTTCTGGTGAAATTTTGGAACGTCCGGTTCTTTCCTCATTCCGTGAAGGTCTTTCCGTTTTAGAATATTTTAATTCAACGCACGGTGCACGTAAAGGTCTTGCGGATACAGCTCTTAAAACGGCTGACGCTGGTTACCTAACGCGTAAATTGTGTGACGTTGCTATGGATTCTATCATTGCAGAAGAGGACGATGGTAACCGCGATGGTATCTGGAAACAGCCTATCTTTGAAGGTGATGACGAAATTGTACACCTTTCTGAGCGTATTGCAGGCCGATGCGCATCGGATGACATTCATAATCCTTTGAATCCAGACGAAATTCTCGTTGGAAATGGCGAATTGATCACCGAAGAAGTTGCTCAAAAAATCGAAGATTTAGGTATAGAGCGTGTAAAGGTGATGTCACCTTTGACGCACTATAAGCGAGGTGGTGGTATTCCTGCTAAAGCTTATGGGGTAGACCCATCTACCGGCGATCTCGTATCGGTTGGTACAGCAGTTGGTATTATAGCCGCACAATCTATCGGTGAGCCTGGTACTCAGTTGACGATGCGTACGTTCCACATCGGTGGTATTGCTAGTCAGGTCTTTAAGACTCCTGAAATTCGGGTGCGCAACAGCGGTCGAATCAAGTATAAGGGATTGAGACTCGTTCAAACAGCTGATGGCGCAAGTATTGCCATCAATAAGACCGGTTCTGTTGTTATTTTAGACGATGAGGATCGTGAACTCGAAACTTATAACGTAGTTGCAGGCTCTGTTTTAACCATTCCTGATGATGGAGCTATCGAAAGTGGGGAAGTGCTCGCTATGTGGGATCCGCACAATATTCCAATTCTTTCTGAAAAGGGTGGTGTGATTGCCTATAGGGACATGATTCCAGGTGTGACAATCAAACGCGAGTTGGATGACTCTACTGGTCGCATTACAACTGTAGTTGTTGAACACAAAGAGGACCTTAATCCAACGATTGAAATTGTAGAACTCCCGGAAGGCACTAAGATCAAATCCGGTGCTAAAGGAAAAGTTATTGCTACTTATTCCATCCCAACAGGCGCCCAGGTGGCTGTTAATGAAGGTGACGTTATTCATCCAGGTGCATTGCTTGCAAAAACACCACGTCAAGCCTCTCGTACACAGGACATTACTGGTGGTCTTCCTCGGGTTGCTGAGCTTTTCGAAGCACGTAGACCAAAGGATGCGACTGAAATGGCAAAGATCGATGGTATCGTATCGCTTACCGGAATTATTCGTGGCAAGAAGCGCTTGACTATTACAGATCCTGAAACAGGTCTACAAGAGGAGCATTTAATTCCTCACGGTAAGCACGTTATTGTTCATCCAGGCGACTTTGCGCACAAAGGCCAGCATCTAACAGAAGGTTCTGCCGATCTGCATGAGATCCTAGACATTTTGGGGCCAAATGCTGTTCAAGAGTACTTGTTGTCCGAAATTCAAAAAGTTTACCGTTTACAAGGCGTTACAATTAACGATAAGCACATCGAAATTATTATTTCCAAAATGCTTCGTAAAATACGTATTGTTGAACCAGGAGACTCTGAATTCTTCTGGGGTGAACAAGTTGACCGTTCTCAATTTATGATGGGCAACGAGTCCATTATCGAGGCAGGTGGTCAGCCAGCTGAAGGGGAACCAATATTGCTCGGTATTACCAAAGCTTCATTGGAAACTGAAAGTTTCATTTCTGCCGCATCCTTCCAGGAAACAACTCGTGTACTGACAGATGCTGCAATCATGGGCAAAATCGATCCATTGCATGGCTTTAAGGAAAACGTGATCATGGGTCACCTTATCCCGGCCGGTACTGGTTTACCAAAATTCAGACGCATACACGTGGAGCCAAAAGACGAATCTTCAGTAGAAGAAGAAGCTAATGGTGAAGCGGATTCGGATGCCGAAGTCACAAGAAAACAAGAAATTCTTACCTAA